The DNA region ACGCAAAAAAATCATTAGACTCTATTCAAATATAGCTGacaagtttttgttttaacatGAACGCATCATTGCCGAAAAGTCCACCTCACTATAGTTCGCCGTAACTCATATCGCTCAATATCTAGTCAGCATTTAAAAGGGCTTCACGCAAAGCCCTCTTGAATACGAGGTCATGAGAACTCATGTGCAAATATTTGCTGTCTGTGAAATTCTTATCCATTTATTTAAAGTCTTATCGATGATTATTAGGACAGTTTAATTTCgtcaataaaatgaaattacataaagttattattgacattaaataagaagtattatttaaatcaaaatatatctcTAGATAATCatcataacataattatatcatttgcaatatgtttgaaaaatataacTCGAGAATTGAtagatttatttctttaattatcataacataattaatatcaTTTTCAATATCTTTGAAAAATATAACTCGAGAATTGcttgattgattttttatttttgttttgttattttcataaCTATCGGAACAAAATTAGGTATGAAAAAATTTATGGTGAAAAGCTTCGGCAAATGTCGAAAATAATTCTGGTGTCAGttcttataattaaatcaaatttaaattgacaGCAAAACAGCACAAACCCTAAATCATTGaaaaagtaaatactttttcaatgattgatattaaaactatactaattaataaaaatttaattaatttaaaatttgaatatatgTTAGCTTAAATTGCCTAATTCTGTCGCAGTTCATTAAAATATGCCTTTAagtaactataatatatatagcctAATAGTCTCGTTACTTGAGGAGATTATCTCGGAAACATATTCATtgtataagataataatattcgtccaacttaaaattttaaatattttttggttaagatatatacatacatatatacagagGTGGCCGGTCAGttgacgtcataaaaaaaatttaggtccggtatgttgtggggtatccgaatGATCCCCATGTATGTTacgcgattttttatagtttaggagttatgaatttttttcgattttttagagttttattttttgcaactaAATCCGCATGAGTTgtacttttatgcataaaataatcagcTTCGTCGGTTTgatgaaagttatgaaaatgttggtctaaattcaaaaatttacgttccgtgaattaggacttaaattttcaactttaaactaaaaatctaaacaggtgaTCTTATGATTTCTTAGTTAGTCTTAAAAATGCGTCAgactctcagctttcataataataaaagaaaagccGTACCTAATCAGGAAAATTTGGCTAAAATCGGTCTTCAAAGACAGCAAGGTgaagaattcttaaaattagccaattgattaaaaaaaaattctatcatTCCTGAGGcttataaatgattaaaatatatacatttgccttaattaattcattatagTTAAAAgcgacgacgcgttggctcAACGGTCGCAACCagtatggattgtgcctgttgcgctggcggttgcggcttTGATCCccacatgacaatcatttgtattggccatacagatgtttgccgtggtctgggtgtttgtgcagtccttgtgggtctgcccaccgtgcctcggagagcacgtttagccgtcggtctcggttgttatcatgtacacctgatagcgatcgttactcatagtagagcttacacccgccaacccgcattagagcagcgtggtggattaagctctgatccttctcctacatggggaaagaggcctatgcccagtagtgggatattacaaagctgaagcgagagttaaaagtaaagctattaccgattcggaatgtagattccgcagagaagaatcggcaaaaaactccactgttattctttaaaaaaaagttgcaaCTTAATCTGCACTGTTTACTAGCAAGATTACacagttaattaaaaaaggCTTATTAACAAAATTGGCTTTGGCAAGCTTTGGCATTAAGcgaaagtaatttaaaaaataaatatgttttaggtCTCCATCAAACGGCAGGAGTAGTTTCAAGAAAGGACTTTATAGCAGAAGAAGACGCCAAGGTTATTTCACTGTTACGAGAAAGTGGTGCTATAATTATTGGATTAACTAATGTTCCTGAACTTTGCATGTGGTATGgaacaaaatattaatgttactagctgcccggacagacttcgttctgtcaaaagttaatagtaaaaattgaattttttttaaagtattaaaaccttccgtgggcctacAAAAAAATAGATTAGTCGAATTGGTGGGGGTATTCTCGagctatgcgcttagcaacatttatttgtatttatatactagctgtgcctgtgacttcgtccgcgtgcaatttaacaaaaaaagatattgttcagttcgcaaagtaataaaataaataaatttttaaaataaaagtagtcttagttactccttactatatcttatttgccagtgaaagtcccatcaaaatcggtccagtcgtttcagagattagccggaacaaacagacagacagacggaaaaaattgttataaatgttattttggtatatgtatcatgtatacattccatatgcatttagtaaaaagtagttattttaatattacaaacagacactccaattttaattatttgtatagattaaaactCATTTTAGGCTGTAAAACATACAGGTAACATAGTTGTCGATTCCATCGCCCCCGAGTTTTTCGGCTGACCTTTTTTAGGCTCTTCATTCATTACTCAtccttttatcataattttgtaAATCCCTTGTACGCATGCTCGGCTTGCGGCGCCCCTTGTTTTCGGCTTTCGCCGCCCAAAGCCATGGCCCTTCTGGCCCAACGGTACTTATATATACTCATAAATATAATCCACAGAGCcgaaaaaattactataaactCCAACATGGGCTAGGCAGCGCGGATCGAATAACAGATTTtgctttttttgaatttttatcaaCAGTAAAATAGATATTTTGCTGTTAGGTAAGTGGTTTAAACTTAACCGTAAACGATAACCAatctaataaatattgaaataggaCACGTCGATCATCAGATTAACTCACCGGTGCTAAATCGTTAATCGTCGGTACAACAAGAAAAGAGAAACAATTAATTAGAggcaataataattgtgtttgctcaattcatcgacaagtaatacaacgtaggtagatgacaaaatagtcaatcaagtaaatatgcattattagtgataactcaaaaagtactcattagatttcgattaaatttaaatgggaccacatgaaaagcaccagatttagaaaataatcatcaaaatcggtatactcagtaaaaagttataaagtaatacacataaaaaatacagtcgaattaagaacctcgtctttttgattgaaaatttagaataaattgGCAGATTACCTAAAATAGCAATATTTATCCAAATTAATCTATATTTGACAGGTGGGAAACTTACAATAACATTCACGGCAGAACTAGTAACCCTTACAACAATACACGAATTGTTGGCGGATCATCAGGAGGTGAAGGATGCATACAAGCTGCAGCGGGCAGTTGCTTTGGAATCGGTAACTTTTCAATATTATagttagctgaccccgcaaacgttgttttgccatatacgttAATAACTTCCTCAATAGGTCCCCCCCACCCGTTAtaatttagggggatgaaaaatagatattgttctattctcagacctacccaatatgcacgcaaaatttcatgagaatcggtcaagctgtttcggaggagtttaactacaaacaccgcgacacgagaattttacatattagatttttttacgtatgtagATCTTAAATTATATCTGTTGGTTTGATCATCCTAAACAAATTGTAGAATTTAATGGATAccaaaatacacattaaaatcatcagccattttattaaaaaaaagggtaAATACGTATTGTCATTTTGTGTAGCTATTTTATTTCAGACTTCATTTGAATGTGTTTTAATAAACCAAATGTGAAAAAGTATCACTATAAAATACTAACAACGATTCAAGAATAAATCAACTCTTATCGGTACTTCTCCGTAACAATTATTTCAGTTATACTTATGTAGTTACGTACAACAAAATTTGATAgtatttttgaacatttttgtcATCAGTACCTAATTACTTAATAACCATTTCGAGGTTgtgacttttttttgttatcattagAAAGAATAAATGTCAACACTTTATACTATACTGTATGGTATAACATACagatttagtttaaataattgtgaatTATAAACGTACTTTTGTATGCCGTTGGTATATctgaaacaaacaaatataatttatataataaaattgtttgtcaTTATTTAGGTTCCGACATTGGTGGATCTATTCGTATGCCATCTTATTTTAATGGAATATTTGGACATAAACCATCAAGAAAAACAGTTTCTAATCATGGACAATATCCCCGTGGAGCCACGGAATTACAAGACGATTTTCTATGTGAGTTTCACATCTCTATTTATCGTGTTTCCATGTGAATCCACTTCGGTAGATCACGACTCAGCTGTAACATACCGCTGTtgagcatagacctctttcttcgtgtaggagaaagattagactttaattcaccatgctgctccactgcgggttggcggatatattttttactataagtaacaaccgctatcaggtatttatggtaacaaccggaaccaacagcttaacgtgctcatcgaggcacggtggggagaaacACAAGGCAGACATCCACACcgtaaatgaatatttgtacaaatacaaatatccatctcgggcgggaatcgaacccgcaaaccgtcggtgtttaggcgcctacagGCATCtctacaccagagcagttgtaaatcaaattaaaagtttttaatctgTTTCTATTCAGTCCTTAATgcttgatataaaaataactataactttaaaaaaaatttcaggtATCGGACCAATGACGAAACATGCAATTGATTTAAAACCTATTCTCAAGATTATATCTGGAGAAAACTTCAAGACATTGAAATTGGACGAGCCTGTCGATAtcggaaaaataaaaattttctaccAGTTTAATAACAATGCTCCAATGGTAGGCAAAGTGGATCCAGAAATTATTACTGCAATGGAAAAAGTAATTGAATACTTcgagttaaaatataaaataatgggtacggagaaaaaaattaaactccTTGAAAGATCTTCCCCAATATGGTTCGGCACTATGAAAAGTCCCATACCATTTGGGTCATACATTATACCAGATTACAGCTACTGTAAAATATACCGAGAAatagtaaaaagtttattaggTCTATCGGGGAACACTTTAATTGGACTATTTACTGCTTTGCTTGACAGTAAAAGTGTAGATTTGAATAgtgagaaatataaaaatttcagaaGACTTCGTGACAATTTAGAAGAAATTTTCAAAGAAATGTTAGGAGATAatggtatatttatttatcccGCGCATCCAACACCAGCGCCATACCACAATCAACCCATGTTGAGACCTATGAACTTTATGTACACGGCTATTATAAACAGTCTCGGTTTTCCTGCAACAACTGTTCCTTTAGGACTAAGCAGTGATGGACTTCCTATTGGAATACAAGTAATAGCTAATCATAACAATGATAGACTGTGTTTAGCTGTTGCTGAGGAATTAGAAAAAGCATTTGGTGGATGGATTGAACCTTAAAAATGATAGAATTTACATTCATAACTTtagtatgttaaataatattggatagggatttgtaatatattattcaaacaaatatattttatgaattttctatattttaaatataaattatttaaataaaacattatttttacttttacctAAATCAAAACTGGATTAACAAAAACGGGGACGAGCAAATAATGTCTTGTATATgccaatacatatataaataatgtaaccaAAAATCATCCATAAGTTCCACTAgctataacaaacaaaaattaatattaaatttaaggtAAGAGCTTTAATTTAggatcattataattttttcaacataatagttttatttttaaatttcttgcTAGACTGCTTAATATTAGCATTATTGTTACTATTTcacacaaaaagaaaaaaattgctttttgatttaaatttttaccttAATTTGAGAACaaagaaaaatcttaaaaattatttacaaatttaaaataaatattattgtaaaaattaaataattaagctatttttaagcaaataacatttatataagaACATTTTATAACAGGAAATTGTAACATAGATGGACTTAGCCTTAAGTtggattataattataatttttagtgcCCTAGAGTAAAGCATTATTTACTCAAGTgcctgaaatattttttaaatttcatgcagacatttttttattttttattttttgttttgtgttttcaTGTTCTTTAAGTCTTTCCGAGTGCATTAATACAATACACGTCATTTAAAAAGAGCCCCAAGGCTTGCTGtggatcaatttttttttaaatattttataaaaagtaaactgAATAGAAAATACTGATCTACtggtataaaaatttaaagtaaaatgacgagcaatataataaattacaaataattgcatcattaattagtttttattttataacatatgaCAAGTATGTAACTgggcatccattaattacgtaagCTATTTTTTGAACAATTTAGACATCTCCCCTTTAGGTGACatttagtgagatttgcctgGACCCTCTACCCACCTCgtacgtgagattgacgctgaatataatagagattgatggtaaataataaactgttcaagtatacatcctatagttaatttatttaaattaaataaaatccaaagcaaaaactaaatgattttaatagccatgagatttattttagcgggcCTCTATTTAAACCGAGGtctcggtttaaatgagatttggtgagattttaTTGGACCCCTCTCTCCCATTCTAAGCTCATGTATTTAATGGATGTAGATAGAATAATAGATATGGAGGAATAACATTCtatatatcttaaaatatattcgttAAAACCAAAATACATTTGTTAACCCATTCGCTGCGGCGGACGCCTATCGGCGTTTTTTGATTTAACATTGAGGTGCGAAGGACGCCCATCGgcgttttttttcaattccttttATCTTGGCGAAAACAAGtcacaaaaaattatacttgCAATATaggcacatttttttaaaaatacaacaaggtACTGCTCGCCGTTTCcgaatatttgtttgaaaaataactttttgaaaaatGCGTATTCCATCCTAGGTGCGAAAGACGCCTAACGGCGTCTTCCAGGAGTTAACAACCTTTGATTCTAAATATGTTTATGACCTATAtgttttttttgcaatatttccttaatgtatttagttaatattattttttctataatagaGGTAGTAGTAGTAGAGTATTAGTACTGCTTCTCCTCCGCCGCTTAAGCGCCCAAACGCGTACGGTTATTCATA from Melitaea cinxia chromosome 15, ilMelCinx1.1, whole genome shotgun sequence includes:
- the LOC123660328 gene encoding fatty-acid amide hydrolase 2-like — encoded protein: MSVTEIKSGPIPFKIRLLSTLRSILDFIGTIFFKLYYGTDGKRVPPITDDILRQPAVEVARKIRNKQITSVEVVETCIRRIKDINPVVNCFVENRFELALQEANKADEIIRTGSKTAEQLLQEKPFLGVPFTTKDCIAVKGLHQTAGVVSRKDFIAEEDAKVISLLRESGAIIIGLTNVPELCMWWETYNNIHGRTSNPYNNTRIVGGSSGGEGCIQAAAGSCFGIGSDIGGSIRMPSYFNGIFGHKPSRKTVSNHGQYPRGATELQDDFLCIGPMTKHAIDLKPILKIISGENFKTLKLDEPVDIGKIKIFYQFNNNAPMVGKVDPEIITAMEKVIEYFELKYKIMGTEKKIKLLERSSPIWFGTMKSPIPFGSYIIPDYSYCKIYREIVKSLLGLSGNTLIGLFTALLDSKSVDLNSEKYKNFRRLRDNLEEIFKEMLGDNGIFIYPAHPTPAPYHNQPMLRPMNFMYTAIINSLGFPATTVPLGLSSDGLPIGIQVIANHNNDRLCLAVAEELEKAFGGWIEP